From the Solanum stenotomum isolate F172 chromosome 4, ASM1918654v1, whole genome shotgun sequence genome, one window contains:
- the LOC125862326 gene encoding 26.5 kDa heat shock protein, mitochondrial, which produces MSLARLALKSNPSVRHLNNNNIQKQRWCSELVRRFSTESDKQQVADLAGNGKSEKQQVAVSDSAKKSKLFPRRRRRGNLWRRSEPDFAPALFENLPTGLGNALLQATENINKIFDNFNLNPSQLLGRYKEDDKNYKIRYDVPGLGKNDVKIMVEDGILTIKGEHKEEKEEEGSDDEFWSSKSYGYYNNSIVLPEDAKVDEIKAEMKDGVLTITIPKSEKPKKDVKEIEVM; this is translated from the exons ATGTCTTTGGCACGCTTAGCTTTGAAATCAAATCCAAGTGTGAGGCAtctgaataataataatatacagAAACAGAGATGGTGCTCTGAACTTGTACGGCGTTTTTCTACAGAATCGGATAAACAACAAGTAGCTGATTTAGCTGGGAATGGAAAATCGGAGAAACAACAAGTAGCTGTTTCCGATAGTGCCAAAAAATCAAAGCTATTTCCAAGAAGACGCCGCCGGGGTAATCTTTGGAGACGCAGTGAACCAGACTTTGCACCTGCTCTTTTCG AAAACTTACCAACAGGACTTGGAAATGCATTATTGCAAGCCACGGAGAATATCAACAAGATATTTGATAACTTTAACTTGAATCCCTCTCAATTACTGGGAAGGTATAAGGAGGACGATAAGAATTACAAAATTCGTTACGATGTGCCAGGACTAGGCAAGAACGACGTGAAGATTATGGTTGAGGATGGAATTTTGACAATAAAGGGTGAACAcaaagaagagaaggaagaagaaggatcaGATGATGAGTTTTGGTCATCAAAAAGTTATGGATACTACAATAATAGTATTGTGTTGCCTGAAGATGCAAAGGTTGATGAGATTAAAGCTGAGATGAAAGATGGTGTTTTGACAATTACTATTCCTAAAAGTGAGAAACCAAAGAAAGATGTTAAGGAAATTGAAGTTATGTGA